One region of Catenuloplanes indicus genomic DNA includes:
- the rplA gene encoding 50S ribosomal protein L1, with amino-acid sequence MALSKAYKKASEQIDKSKLYTPAEAVKLAKETTATKFDPTVEVAMRLGVDPRKADQMVRGTVNLPHGTGKTVRVIVFAAGAKAEEAEAAGADAVGSDELVARIQGGWLDFDAAIATPDQMAKIGRIARILGPRGLMPNPKTGTVTMDVTKAVSEIKGGKITFRVDKHSNLHLIIGKASFSEAQLVENYAAALDEVLRAKPSAAKGKFLKKITFTTTMGPGIPVDPNIVKNVENAE; translated from the coding sequence ATGGCACTGAGCAAGGCATACAAGAAGGCCTCGGAGCAGATCGACAAGTCGAAGCTCTACACCCCGGCCGAGGCGGTCAAGCTCGCCAAGGAGACGACCGCCACGAAGTTCGACCCCACCGTCGAGGTCGCGATGCGCCTCGGCGTCGACCCGCGCAAGGCGGACCAGATGGTCCGCGGCACGGTCAACCTCCCGCACGGCACGGGCAAGACGGTCCGCGTGATCGTGTTCGCCGCCGGCGCCAAGGCCGAGGAGGCGGAGGCCGCCGGTGCCGACGCCGTCGGCAGCGACGAGCTCGTCGCTCGCATCCAGGGTGGTTGGCTGGACTTCGACGCCGCTATCGCGACGCCCGACCAGATGGCCAAGATCGGCCGGATCGCGCGGATCCTGGGCCCGCGCGGCCTGATGCCGAACCCGAAGACCGGCACCGTGACCATGGACGTCACCAAGGCCGTCTCGGAGATCAAGGGCGGCAAGATCACCTTCCGGGTGGACAAGCACTCCAACCTCCACCTGATCATCGGCAAGGCCTCGTTCTCCGAGGCGCAGCTGGTGGAGAACTACGCCGCCGCGCTGGACGAGGTCCTCCGGGCCAAGCCGTCCGCGGCCAAGGGCAAGTTCCTGAAGAAGATCACCTTCACCACCACGATGGGCCCGGGTATCCCGGTCGACCCGAACATCGTGAAGAACGTGGAGAACGCCGAGTAG
- the rpoB gene encoding DNA-directed RNA polymerase subunit beta encodes MAASRPAKTSRTSSAFAPRRISFGRITEHLEVPNLLAIQNESFDWLVGNDAWQNRSADDPNARSGLAEILDEISPIEDFSGTMSLSFSAPRFDEVKASIEECKEKDLTYCAPLFVTAEFTNNTTGEIKSQTVFMGDFPMMTPKGTFIINGTERVVVSQLVRSPGVYFDKQPDKTSDRDLSSVKVIPSRGAWLEFDIDKRDTVGVRIDRKRRQAVTVLLKAIGWSADQIREKFGWSELLMTTLEKDHIAGQDEALLDIYRKLRPGEPPTRENAQTLLDNLFFNPKRYDVAKVGRYKFNKKLEIDVPITTGVLTEDDIVATVEYLARLHAGEEGYEADDIDHFGNRRLRTVGELIQNQVRVGLSRMERVVRERMTTQDVEAITPQTLINIRPVVAAIKEFFGTSQLSQFMDQTNPLAGLTHRRRLSALGPGGLSRERAGFEVRDVHPSHYGRMCPIETPEGPNIGLIGALSTFARVNPFGFIETPYRKVVDGRVTDEIDYLTADEEDRFVKAQANAPLSSDGTFAEERVLVRRKGGEVDFVPGTSVDYMDVSPRQMTSVATAMIPFLEHDDANRALMGANMQRQAVPLVKAEAPLVGTGMEYRAAVDAGDVVVAEVGGLVEDLCADYITVHQDDGHRRTYLLHKFRRSNAGSCVNQKPTVFEGDRVEAGQVIADGPCTDEGEMALGRNLLVAFMTWEGHNYEDAIILSQRLVQQDVLTSIHIEEHEVDARDTKLGPEEITRDIPNVSEEMLADLDERGIIRIGAEVVPGDILVGKVTPKGETELTPEERLLRAIFGEKAREVRDTSLKVPHGETGTVIGVRTFSREDGDELPPGVNELVRVYVAQKRKIQDGDKLAGRHGNKGVISKILPVEDMPFLEDGTPVDIVLNPLGVPSRMNIGQVLETHLGWVAKTGWNVEGDDEEWKRQLRSINAHTSEPNTNVATPVFDGAREDEIHGLLASTLPNRDGTQLIGSSGKAKLFDGRSGEPIPDAISVGYVYILKLNHLVDDKIHARSTGPYSMITQQPLGGKAQFGGQRFGEMECWAMQAYGAAYALQELLTIKSDDVLGRVKVYEAIVKGENIPEPGIPESFKVLLKELQSLCLNVEVLSSDGVALEMRETDDEVFRAAEELGIDLSRREPSSVEEV; translated from the coding sequence TTGGCAGCTTCCCGCCCTGCGAAGACCAGTCGTACGTCGAGCGCATTCGCTCCCCGCCGAATCTCCTTCGGCAGGATCACCGAGCATCTTGAGGTCCCGAACCTCCTGGCAATCCAGAACGAGTCCTTTGACTGGCTTGTCGGCAACGACGCTTGGCAGAACCGATCGGCTGACGACCCGAACGCACGTTCGGGCCTTGCGGAGATTCTCGACGAGATCAGTCCCATCGAGGACTTCTCCGGCACCATGTCCCTCTCCTTCTCCGCACCGCGCTTCGACGAGGTCAAGGCCTCGATCGAGGAGTGCAAGGAGAAGGACCTGACCTACTGTGCCCCGCTGTTCGTGACCGCGGAGTTCACCAACAACACCACTGGCGAGATCAAGAGCCAGACGGTGTTCATGGGTGACTTCCCGATGATGACCCCCAAGGGCACGTTCATCATCAACGGCACCGAGCGCGTCGTGGTCAGCCAGCTGGTCCGCTCGCCCGGCGTCTACTTCGACAAGCAGCCGGACAAGACGTCCGACCGCGATCTCTCCAGCGTCAAGGTGATCCCGAGTCGGGGTGCCTGGCTGGAGTTCGACATCGACAAGCGCGACACCGTCGGTGTCCGCATCGACCGCAAGCGCCGGCAGGCCGTCACGGTTCTGCTCAAGGCGATCGGGTGGTCCGCCGACCAGATCCGCGAGAAGTTCGGCTGGTCCGAGCTGCTCATGACGACGCTGGAGAAGGACCACATCGCCGGGCAGGACGAGGCCCTGCTCGACATCTACCGCAAGCTCCGTCCCGGCGAGCCGCCGACCCGGGAGAACGCGCAGACCCTGCTCGACAACCTCTTCTTCAACCCGAAGAGGTACGACGTGGCAAAGGTCGGCCGTTACAAGTTCAACAAGAAGCTCGAGATCGACGTCCCGATCACCACGGGCGTGCTGACCGAGGACGACATCGTCGCCACCGTGGAATACCTCGCTCGCCTGCACGCGGGTGAGGAGGGCTACGAGGCCGACGACATCGACCACTTCGGCAACCGTCGTCTGCGTACGGTCGGCGAGCTCATCCAGAACCAGGTCCGCGTGGGCCTGTCCCGGATGGAGCGCGTCGTCCGCGAGCGGATGACCACGCAGGACGTCGAGGCGATCACGCCGCAGACCCTGATCAACATCCGTCCCGTCGTGGCGGCGATCAAGGAGTTCTTCGGTACGTCGCAGCTGTCCCAGTTCATGGACCAGACCAACCCCCTGGCGGGTCTGACCCACCGCCGGCGCCTCTCCGCGCTGGGCCCGGGTGGTCTGTCCCGGGAGCGGGCCGGCTTCGAGGTCCGTGACGTGCACCCGTCCCACTACGGCCGGATGTGCCCGATCGAGACGCCGGAAGGCCCGAACATCGGCCTGATCGGTGCGCTCTCGACGTTCGCGCGGGTCAACCCGTTCGGCTTCATCGAGACGCCGTACCGGAAGGTGGTCGACGGCCGGGTCACCGACGAGATCGACTACCTGACCGCCGACGAGGAGGACCGGTTCGTCAAGGCGCAGGCAAACGCGCCGCTGTCGAGCGACGGCACCTTCGCGGAGGAGCGGGTCCTGGTCCGCCGTAAGGGCGGTGAGGTCGACTTCGTGCCCGGCACGTCCGTCGACTACATGGACGTCTCGCCGCGGCAGATGACCTCGGTCGCCACCGCGATGATCCCGTTCCTCGAGCACGACGACGCGAACCGCGCGCTCATGGGCGCGAACATGCAGCGTCAGGCCGTGCCGCTGGTCAAGGCGGAGGCCCCGCTGGTCGGCACCGGCATGGAGTACCGTGCCGCGGTCGACGCCGGTGACGTGGTGGTGGCCGAGGTCGGCGGTCTGGTCGAGGACCTCTGCGCCGACTACATCACGGTCCACCAGGACGACGGTCACCGTCGTACCTACCTGCTGCACAAGTTCCGCCGCTCGAACGCCGGCTCCTGCGTCAACCAGAAGCCGACCGTGTTCGAGGGTGACCGGGTCGAGGCCGGCCAGGTCATCGCGGACGGTCCGTGCACCGACGAGGGCGAGATGGCCCTCGGCCGGAACCTCCTGGTCGCGTTCATGACCTGGGAGGGCCACAACTACGAGGACGCGATCATCCTGTCGCAGCGCCTCGTGCAGCAGGACGTGCTCACCTCGATCCACATCGAGGAGCACGAGGTCGACGCGCGGGACACCAAGCTCGGCCCGGAGGAGATCACCCGCGACATCCCGAACGTCAGCGAGGAAATGCTGGCGGACCTGGACGAGCGGGGCATCATCCGGATCGGCGCCGAGGTCGTCCCCGGCGACATCCTGGTCGGCAAGGTCACGCCGAAGGGCGAGACCGAGCTGACCCCGGAGGAGCGGCTGCTCCGCGCGATCTTCGGTGAGAAGGCCCGGGAGGTCCGGGACACCTCGCTGAAGGTGCCGCACGGCGAGACCGGCACGGTCATCGGCGTCCGGACGTTCTCGCGTGAGGACGGCGACGAGCTGCCCCCGGGCGTGAACGAGCTGGTCCGGGTGTACGTGGCCCAGAAGCGCAAGATCCAGGACGGTGACAAGCTCGCGGGCCGGCACGGCAACAAGGGCGTCATCTCCAAGATCCTGCCGGTCGAGGACATGCCGTTCCTGGAGGACGGCACGCCGGTCGACATCGTGCTCAACCCGCTGGGTGTGCCCTCGCGAATGAACATCGGCCAGGTCCTGGAGACCCACCTCGGTTGGGTGGCCAAGACCGGGTGGAACGTCGAGGGTGACGACGAGGAGTGGAAGCGCCAGCTCCGCTCGATCAACGCGCACACCAGCGAGCCGAACACGAACGTGGCGACGCCGGTCTTCGACGGCGCGCGGGAGGACGAGATTCACGGTCTCCTCGCGAGCACGCTGCCGAACCGCGACGGCACGCAGCTGATCGGCAGCTCCGGCAAGGCGAAGCTGTTCGACGGCCGCTCGGGTGAGCCGATCCCGGACGCCATCTCGGTCGGGTACGTCTACATCCTGAAGCTGAACCACCTGGTCGACGACAAGATCCACGCTCGCTCGACCGGTCCGTACTCGATGATCACGCAGCAGCCGCTGGGTGGTAAGGCGCAGTTCGGTGGTCAGCGTTTCGGCGAGATGGAGTGCTGGGCCATGCAGGCCTACGGCGCCGCCTACGCGCTGCAGGAGCTG
- the rplJ gene encoding 50S ribosomal protein L10 produces the protein MADKPVRADKATAVAELTEHFRNSGATVLTEYRGLTVAQLTKLRRSLGRETTYAVAKNTLAKRAATDAGISGLDTLFTGPTALAFVSGDPVEAAKSLRDFSKANPALVIKGGVFEGKAISAAEVNKLADLESREVLLAKLAGGMKASLSKAAALFQAPLSKAVRTAAALQEKREKEGAEAA, from the coding sequence ATGGCGGACAAGCCGGTTCGGGCCGACAAGGCCACTGCCGTCGCCGAGCTGACGGAGCACTTCCGTAACTCGGGCGCCACCGTGCTCACCGAGTACCGGGGCCTGACGGTCGCGCAGCTGACCAAGCTGCGGCGCTCGCTGGGTCGCGAGACCACCTACGCGGTCGCGAAGAACACGCTCGCGAAGCGCGCCGCGACGGACGCGGGCATCTCGGGCCTCGACACGCTGTTCACCGGTCCTACCGCGCTCGCCTTCGTTTCCGGCGACCCCGTCGAGGCGGCGAAGAGCCTTCGTGATTTCTCGAAGGCCAACCCCGCGCTCGTCATCAAGGGCGGCGTTTTCGAGGGCAAGGCCATCTCGGCCGCCGAGGTCAACAAGCTCGCCGACCTCGAGTCCCGTGAGGTGCTGCTGGCCAAGCTGGCCGGCGGCATGAAGGCCAGCCTCAGCAAGGCCGCTGCGCTCTTCCAGGCGCCGCTGTCCAAGGCCGTCCGCACGGCGGCCGCGCTGCAGGAAAAGCGTGAGAAGGAGGGCGCGGAGGCCGCCTGA
- a CDS encoding MaoC family dehydratase, with protein MELPTQRYRVTRADLVRYAGASGDFNPIHWSESFAAKVGLPGVIAHGMLTMALVGRAVTTWAGRPDAIVEYGVRFTRPVEVPDTEDGTEVQVSAVAKDTDDPGLVRLDLTATCAGVKVLAQAKAVIKRP; from the coding sequence ATGGAGCTTCCCACCCAGCGCTACCGGGTCACCCGGGCCGACCTCGTGCGGTACGCGGGCGCCTCCGGCGACTTCAACCCGATCCACTGGAGCGAGAGCTTCGCGGCCAAGGTCGGCCTACCGGGCGTGATCGCGCACGGCATGCTCACCATGGCGCTGGTCGGCCGCGCGGTCACCACGTGGGCCGGCCGCCCGGACGCGATCGTCGAGTACGGCGTGCGCTTCACCCGTCCGGTCGAGGTGCCGGACACCGAGGACGGGACCGAGGTTCAGGTCTCCGCGGTGGCGAAGGACACGGACGACCCGGGCCTGGTGCGGCTCGACCTGACCGCGACCTGCGCCGGAGTGAAGGTGTTGGCCCAGGCCAAGGCCGTGATCAAGCGGCCCTGA
- the rplK gene encoding 50S ribosomal protein L11 — protein sequence MPPKKKLVKTFTLQLPAGQATPAPPVGPALGQHGVNIMEFVKAYNAQTESSRGDIVPAEISVYEDRSFTFVLKTPPAARLLLKAAGVQKGSGVPQATKVGSVSRAQLREIAEKKMSDLNANDVEQAEKIIAGTARSMGITVKD from the coding sequence ATGCCTCCCAAGAAGAAGCTGGTCAAGACGTTCACGCTGCAGCTGCCGGCGGGCCAGGCCACCCCGGCGCCGCCGGTCGGCCCCGCGCTGGGTCAGCACGGCGTGAACATCATGGAGTTCGTCAAGGCCTACAACGCGCAGACCGAGTCGAGCCGTGGCGACATCGTCCCGGCCGAGATCAGTGTCTACGAGGACCGGTCGTTCACGTTCGTCCTGAAGACCCCGCCGGCCGCGCGTCTGCTGCTCAAGGCCGCCGGTGTCCAGAAGGGCTCGGGCGTCCCGCAGGCCACCAAGGTCGGTTCGGTCAGCCGCGCCCAGCTGCGCGAGATCGCCGAAAAGAAGATGTCCGACCTGAACGCGAACGACGTCGAGCAGGCCGAGAAGATCATCGCCGGCACCGCCCGGTCGATGGGCATCACGGTCAAGGACTGA
- the rplL gene encoding 50S ribosomal protein L7/L12: MAKLSTDELLDAFKEMTLIELSEFVKQFEETFDVTAAAPVAVAGPAGPAAAAPQEEEKDEFDVVLEADGGKKIQVIKVVRELTGLGLKEAKDVVESAPKAILEKVNKETAEKAKEKLEGEGAKVTLK; this comes from the coding sequence ATGGCGAAGCTCAGCACCGACGAGCTGCTCGACGCGTTCAAGGAGATGACGCTGATCGAGCTCTCCGAGTTCGTGAAGCAGTTCGAGGAGACCTTCGACGTCACCGCCGCCGCCCCGGTCGCCGTCGCGGGCCCGGCCGGCCCGGCCGCCGCCGCGCCGCAGGAGGAGGAGAAGGACGAGTTCGACGTCGTCCTCGAGGCCGACGGTGGCAAGAAGATCCAGGTCATCAAGGTCGTGCGCGAGCTGACCGGCCTGGGCCTGAAGGAGGCCAAGGACGTCGTCGAGTCGGCGCCGAAGGCCATCCTCGAGAAGGTCAACAAGGAGACGGCCGAGAAGGCCAAGGAGAAGCTCGAGGGCGAAGGCGCCAAGGTCACCCTCAAGTAA
- the nusG gene encoding transcription termination/antitermination protein NusG → MPEYDETDGVDEQSSIATANGELAAADDESAEAASEPEVETAPVAAAPAEDDEDYDPVAELRQKLRYAPGDWYVVHSYAGYENKVKTNLETRITSLDMEDYIYQVEVPVREEVEVKNGKRQQVSAKVFPGYILVRLELTPESYSCVRNTPGVTGFVGATDRADRPAPLSLDEVLKWLAPAVEKEEKKAKVEVKVLDFEEGDSVTVTDGAFASLPATISEINADQQKLKVLVSIFGRETPVELNFNQVSKI, encoded by the coding sequence GTGCCTGAGTACGACGAGACCGACGGCGTCGACGAGCAGTCGTCGATCGCCACGGCCAATGGCGAGCTCGCCGCGGCCGACGACGAGTCGGCCGAGGCCGCCAGCGAGCCGGAGGTCGAGACCGCGCCGGTCGCGGCCGCCCCGGCGGAGGACGACGAGGACTACGACCCGGTCGCGGAGCTGCGGCAGAAGCTGCGCTACGCGCCCGGCGACTGGTACGTGGTGCACTCGTACGCCGGTTACGAGAACAAGGTCAAGACGAACCTCGAGACCCGCATCACCTCGCTGGACATGGAGGACTACATCTACCAGGTGGAGGTCCCGGTCCGCGAGGAGGTCGAGGTCAAGAACGGCAAGCGTCAGCAGGTCAGCGCCAAGGTCTTCCCCGGCTACATCCTGGTCCGGCTGGAGCTCACGCCGGAGTCGTACTCCTGCGTCCGGAACACTCCGGGCGTCACCGGCTTCGTCGGCGCGACCGACCGGGCCGACCGGCCCGCCCCGCTCTCCCTCGACGAGGTGCTGAAGTGGCTGGCGCCCGCGGTGGAGAAGGAGGAGAAGAAGGCCAAGGTGGAGGTCAAGGTCCTCGACTTCGAGGAGGGCGACTCCGTCACGGTCACCGACGGTGCCTTCGCCTCGCTGCCCGCGACGATCAGCGAGATCAACGCCGACCAGCAGAAGCTCAAGGTGCTGGTTTCGATCTTCGGTCGCGAGACGCCGGTCGAGCTGAACTTCAACCAGGTCTCCAAGATCTGA
- the secE gene encoding preprotein translocase subunit SecE — protein sequence MAERKRRGEDPADDNLNDETFEDAVEDEDDVADEPVSRGGTATLSKAKTEAADSPSKEKKPRRGPFARLGRFFREVVAELRKVIWPTRNELLTYTAVVIVFVAVMMTIVALLDFGFAKGILAIFG from the coding sequence GTGGCCGAGAGGAAGCGACGCGGCGAGGACCCCGCCGACGACAACCTGAACGACGAGACGTTCGAGGACGCCGTCGAGGACGAGGATGACGTCGCGGACGAGCCGGTCTCGCGTGGCGGCACCGCCACGCTGTCCAAGGCCAAGACCGAGGCGGCCGACAGCCCCTCCAAGGAGAAGAAGCCCCGCCGCGGCCCGTTCGCGCGACTCGGCCGGTTCTTCCGCGAGGTCGTGGCCGAGCTTCGTAAGGTCATCTGGCCGACGCGGAACGAGCTGCTGACCTACACCGCCGTCGTGATCGTGTTCGTCGCGGTCATGATGACGATCGTGGCCCTGCTGGACTTCGGCTTCGCCAAGGGCATTCTGGCCATCTTCGGCTGA
- a CDS encoding MaoC family dehydratase N-terminal domain-containing protein produces MGLDQSFTGRSYPPSAPYQVGREKIREFATAIGAEDPAYHDPEAARALGYPDVIAPPTFPMVLSMATSRQIVEDPALGVDYSRVVHGDQRFAYRRPVTAGDELVCVNSIESINARGGHDFLTTRSEIGTSAGEAVVTVWTMFVVRGEEG; encoded by the coding sequence ATGGGGTTGGACCAGTCGTTTACCGGGCGCAGCTACCCGCCCAGCGCGCCCTACCAGGTGGGGCGCGAGAAGATCCGTGAGTTCGCGACCGCGATCGGCGCCGAGGACCCGGCCTATCACGACCCGGAGGCCGCGCGGGCGCTCGGCTACCCGGACGTGATCGCGCCGCCGACGTTCCCGATGGTGCTGAGCATGGCCACGAGCCGCCAGATCGTCGAGGACCCGGCGCTCGGCGTCGACTACAGCCGGGTCGTCCACGGCGATCAGCGCTTCGCCTACCGCCGTCCGGTGACCGCCGGGGACGAGTTGGTGTGCGTGAACTCGATCGAGAGCATCAACGCGCGTGGCGGGCACGACTTCCTGACCACACGCAGCGAGATCGGCACCAGTGCCGGCGAGGCGGTCGTCACGGTCTGGACCATGTTCGTGGTCCGCGGCGAGGAGGGCTGA
- the rpmG gene encoding 50S ribosomal protein L33, producing MAKATDVRPKITLACVECKERNYITRKNRRNDPDRVELKKFCPRDGKHTLHRETR from the coding sequence GTGGCTAAGGCGACCGACGTCCGTCCCAAGATCACCTTGGCGTGTGTGGAGTGCAAGGAGCGCAACTACATCACGCGTAAGAACCGCCGTAACGACCCGGACCGCGTCGAGCTGAAGAAGTTCTGCCCCCGGGACGGCAAGCACACGCTCCACCGCGAGACCCGCTGA
- a CDS encoding glycosyltransferase 87 family protein, producing the protein MPAETPTQRTVENGDHADAPKAGSNPATRPAAPPASEGPGKSWWPAIRIGGAVWASSYLAWITVTLFTQYGRPHGNPIAFVDLMRSWWRYDAMVFTRLAENGYGTHPVDPAFFPLYPMLVRGADMLLPGSAKFTAIAVAAVAMFAMYTLLYRLTEVEFSPAVAVRTCWAMAAWPVAFFLGIGYNASLFIALMLGAVYAMRRGHWWVAGVLGGFASATRSVGVLLALAFAYEYLRQNGFRWRWNVLAVGLMPGGLVAYAGWLWWRFGDPLLFLEAQKPWGRELDWPWTGIVDAAEVVATAPLAQNGTLHNLLDLASVLALIGLLTLCFAGPWRMRRDQWMLPLLGIALLLFAISFPAGENRNQSLMSAPRFALEVFPAFIILGHLKLPTQVYATAALMLQGVLLAHFTAGGWVG; encoded by the coding sequence GTGCCCGCAGAGACACCCACCCAGCGTACGGTCGAGAACGGCGATCATGCCGACGCTCCGAAGGCCGGCTCGAACCCGGCTACCCGGCCCGCCGCCCCGCCGGCGTCCGAGGGCCCCGGGAAGTCCTGGTGGCCCGCGATCCGGATCGGCGGTGCGGTCTGGGCCTCCTCCTATCTGGCCTGGATCACCGTCACGCTCTTCACGCAGTACGGCCGGCCGCACGGCAACCCGATCGCGTTCGTGGACCTCATGCGCAGCTGGTGGCGCTACGACGCGATGGTCTTCACCCGGCTCGCCGAGAACGGCTACGGCACCCATCCGGTCGACCCGGCTTTCTTCCCGCTCTACCCGATGCTGGTCCGCGGCGCCGACATGCTGCTGCCCGGCAGCGCGAAGTTCACCGCGATCGCCGTCGCCGCGGTTGCCATGTTCGCCATGTACACGCTGCTCTACCGCCTGACGGAGGTCGAGTTCAGCCCGGCGGTGGCGGTGCGGACCTGCTGGGCGATGGCGGCCTGGCCGGTCGCCTTCTTCCTCGGCATCGGGTACAACGCCTCGTTGTTCATCGCGCTGATGCTGGGCGCGGTCTACGCGATGCGCCGCGGGCACTGGTGGGTGGCCGGCGTGCTCGGCGGGTTCGCGTCCGCGACCCGCTCGGTCGGCGTGCTGCTCGCGCTCGCGTTCGCGTACGAGTACCTGCGCCAGAACGGCTTCCGGTGGCGCTGGAACGTGCTCGCGGTCGGCCTGATGCCGGGCGGCCTGGTCGCGTACGCCGGCTGGTTGTGGTGGCGGTTCGGCGATCCGCTGCTGTTCCTGGAGGCGCAGAAGCCGTGGGGCCGCGAGCTGGACTGGCCGTGGACCGGCATCGTGGACGCGGCCGAGGTGGTCGCCACCGCGCCGCTGGCGCAGAACGGTACGCTGCACAACTTGCTCGACCTTGCCTCGGTGCTGGCGCTGATCGGGCTGCTGACGCTCTGCTTCGCCGGGCCCTGGCGGATGCGCCGCGACCAGTGGATGCTGCCGCTGCTCGGCATCGCGCTGCTGCTCTTCGCGATCTCGTTCCCCGCGGGTGAGAACCGCAACCAGTCGCTGATGTCCGCGCCGCGCTTCGCTCTGGAGGTGTTCCCGGCGTTCATCATCCTGGGTCACCTGAAGCTGCCGACGCAGGTCTACGCGACGGCCGCGCTGATGCTCCAGGGCGTCCTGCTGGCGCACTTCACCGCGGGCGGCTGGGTCGGCTGA